One genomic region from Torulaspora delbrueckii CBS 1146 chromosome 4, complete genome encodes:
- the MIX14 gene encoding Mix14p (similar to Saccharomyces cerevisiae MIC14 (YDR031W); ancestral locus Anc_3.260) — MSNFLDQLIMEDVAAHCPKQFMEYHKCVSKNHDDPSQCVYRRNDLSKCINANVPTVQRVMSQCADIMKKYELCIKENMASRTINENCLGILAELRSCAEAQMQKDGTRPINEMFVYEKK, encoded by the coding sequence ATGTCTAATTTTCTGGACCAGCTGATAATGGAGGATGTGGCAGCTCATTGTCCCAAACAATTCATGGAATACCACAAATGTGTCTCCAAAAACCACGATGATCCTTCACAATGCGTTTACAGACGTAATGATCTATCGAAATGCATCAATGCCAACGTTCCAACAGTCCAACGTGTGATGAGCCAGTGTGCTGACATTATGAAGAAGTACGAATTATGCATCAAGGAAAATATGGCCTCGAGAACTATCAATGAAAATTGTTTGGGGATTCTTGCAGAGCTGCGCAGTTGTGCAGAAGCTCAAATGCAAAAGGATGGTACTAGACCAATCAATGAGATGTTCGTTtatgaaaaaaaatag
- the RAD28 gene encoding Rad28p (similar to Saccharomyces cerevisiae RAD28 (YDR030C); ancestral locus Anc_3.259) — MNNAILRYKLGEIDGDHLTRLGRQLEFARILECDSPRCYRHSRNKKVATGVTCLDLDNTTGGFILSSGDDGSLSLWSLDDRLDRSTNVLYNKRINYVARSQADDDVNSQPFKKRISDSSEGPRIVHSFETKQNKFRMYRQSSSQAASKIGPTEDSNVGQGHRFAITCMKWYSIDNGMFFTGSNDCKLKFWDTNAFECVQEIDIGYRLNQIDIDTDGKYVVAASEDYYPRLIDLRTVVSSGITNLSHGKMDSEILCCKTNPTKPHIIATGDAQGNVKLWDLRYANRQLLSLEQQPSGKAHLRGCNDICWDSAGSQLASTATDGKCCIWSPFSPRIPPPTQIGPSDPMRNRYRKRTSQRLLWIDTFLAHNTDYGDLQIFETHRGKLWNKIDLPTTFVSIKNATHKKLTSFFTGIALQRSTTNSTGIRLFLGTNAPSMDAGNGSIYEYVANYL, encoded by the coding sequence ATGAATAATGCTATCTTACGGTACAAGCTAGGTGAGATCGATGGTGACCATTTGACGCGGTTGGGTAGACAGCTTGAGTTCGCTAGAATCCTGGAGTGTGATTCCCCCCGCTGTTATAGGCACTCgagaaacaagaaggtCGCTACTGGTGTTACGTGTCTTGATTTGGATAACACAACGGGTGGATTCATATTGAGTAGCGGCGATGATGGTTCATTGTCGTTATGGTCATTGGACGATCGCTTGGACCGTTCCACCAATGTTTTGTACAATAAACGGATCAATTACGTGGCTAGAAGTCAGGCTGATGATGACGTGAACTCACAACCATTTAAGAAACGGATATCCGACTCATCTGAAGGCCCAAGGATTGTTCACAGTTTTGAAACTAAGCAAAACAAGTTCCGGATGTATCGTCAATCATCGAGCCAGGCTGCATCGAAGATTGGCCCCACAGAGGATTCCAATGTGGGGCAAGGCCATCGGTTTGCCATAACGTGTATGAAGTGGTACTCTATAGATAATGGTATGTTCTTTACGGGCTCGAATGATTgtaaattgaaattttgggACACCAATGCCTTTGAATgtgttcaagaaattgatatcGGGTACCGATTAAACCAAATAGACATTGATACGGACGGCAAGTACGTTGTAGCCGCAAGTGAAGACTACTATCCTCGCCTAATCGATCTGCGAACGGTTGTGAGCTCTGGAATTACCAACTTATCACACGGCAAGATGGACAGCGAGATACTGTGTTGCAAAACAAACCCAACAAAGCCACATATAATTGCCACAGGCGATGCCCAAGGCAACGTAAAGCTATGGGACCTACGTTACGCCAACAGGCAACTGCTTTCCCTCGAACAGCAACCTTCAGGCAAAGCTCATCTCCGAGGTTGCAACGACATATGCTGGGACTCAGCAGGCTCACAGCTGGCCAGCACGGCCACGGACGGTAAATGCTGCATATGGTCGCCCTTTAGCCCTAGGATCCCACCTCCAACGCAGATCGGGCCATCCGATCCCATGCGGAACCGCTACAGGAAGCGCACATCCCAAAGACTACTTTGGATTGATACATTCCTCGCGCACAACACAGACTACGGTGACTTGCAAATCTTTGAGACTCATCGGGGCAAACTATGGAACAAGATAGATCTCCCAACAACCTTTGTCAGTATCAAAAACGCTACACACAAGAAATTGacctctttcttcacagGAATCGCGCTCCAACGCAGCACTACGAATTCCACCGGTATAAGACTCTTCCTGGGCACCAATGCACCCTCCATGGACGCAGGTAACGGTTCCATTTACGAGTATGTGGCCAACTATCTCTAG
- the REG1 gene encoding protein phosphatase regulator REG1 (similar to Saccharomyces cerevisiae REG1 (YDR028C) and REG2 (YBR050C); ancestral locus Anc_3.258): MGSNLAAYFADHNESNGSGMRPGLVRSTSSNVPGNDDDDMGPSVSMAVQADDEDGFQRSTFNLKRTRSMGYFDDYIDPTKKMPGKSVAQGSDDEYDDDDYNTDSDSESDSYSDDEDNDGYEEEEAAQTRGISPSVSPPPADADNYLMPQDDNDLVREPERHVDYLSHEWNEWDISQSWKYIILKKKKRAEDLVNAARLENASWRTWAKARNHLKTVSPEIVNWSKDSDVTWLYGPIVRDRDDDDVSDVERGYGSDDENSKRVAATKKIVMTKTPASPTPKPILKKRTVSEILAENSEWKLNEARKHISEMKHASVVMDPYGGESHDVYDDYDALAAKVNAQYYRHGNQYSDKGMADSQIIDPNTMQKVPQSVPEISHLDDGAQEYPESAQHIEKTNSMSSAQISSALANLKSNLKSASSNKTRHIHFNDRVEQCMALARNASDSEFSDEEDEYNTLRQGDLRSKSNDGSDSSDNNPSSSSSDESDEDDDNAGLFINPTTSRKADTYHLTDSSSQTSSVHSRTPINPIIKLLPATTLNYGSDDEASDNEEYNGYGNAVSHNVNTYRGYDYMYDYNSVYTGDTSSFLPGEGCDVVDVPDGLDLRAAMAADNASTYEMGHAVASSHGDSKETGDPSSPSNFMYDLPRDSDFDSDEQFIENSNYRSSDDDDDALSMKRTVSLGKGGQSNSLRDLRKPPSSTSVGPAKTRSFITGKSADNKNKDSTITKTPARGANPAGRPRCLKRNSSSSSFIFNSDSDEDDEGSDGDEHDGFMHNEQDGLDFDDTRVDENVSTGKEDKLPSFKPVKPVPPQSTVISPDPRTFSSPGASQAGDKSKSIRLKNTSSSAEVGASDVAISGSFSPRSDSVKSVVSNQGIVDKETTSDLREMNEHLKAYHLDDNKQEQSEENNESIHKMMQNARGIAHKYLHSWKNQDPKEDHSKD; encoded by the coding sequence ATGGGCAGCAACTTGGCAGCCTATTTTGCAGATCACAACGAATCGAATGGTAGTGGTATGAGGCCGGGTTTGGTGAGATCGACTAGTTCGAATGTACCGGggaatgatgatgatgatatggGGCCCTCCGTTTCCATGGCTGTACAAGcggatgatgaagatggatTTCAACGTTCTACATTTAATTTGAAGAGGACAAGATCTATGGGATATTTTGACGATTATATCGATCCGACGAAGAAAATGCCGGGGAAATCGGTTGCGCAGGGCTCGGATGATGAAtacgatgatgatgactaCAACACAGATAGCGATAGCGAGAGTGATAGTTatagtgatgatgaggataacGATGGGtacgaagaggaagaagccGCACAAACAAGGGGGATTTCGCCCTCGGTATCACCCCCGCCGGCGGACGCAGATAATTATCTTATGCCACAGGATGACAATGACCTGGTGAGGGAACCTGAGAGACATGTTGACTACCTGTCGCATGAGTGGAACGAATGGGACATTTCGCAGTCCTGGAAATATattatcttgaagaaaaagaagagggCGGAAGATTTGGTCAATGCTGCTCGTCTGGAGAACGCCTCTTGGAGAACTTGGGCAAAGGCAAGAAATCATCTAAAGACTGTCTCACCAGAGATTGTCAACTGGTCCAAGGATTCCGATGTCACTTGGTTATATGGTCCTATCGTGCGTGATCgagatgatgatgacgtCAGTGATGTCGAGAGGGGTTACGGttcagatgatgagaatTCAAAACGTGTGGCAGCTACCAAAAAAATAGTTATGACAAAGACTCCAGCTTCACCAACTCCCAAACCgattttaaagaaaagaacGGTGTCCGAGATTTTAGCTGAAAACTCCGAATGGAAACTGAACGAAGCAAGAAAACACATAAGCGAAATGAAGCATGCCTCCGTCGTAATGGACCCATATGGTGGTGAATCACATGATGTATATGACGATTACGATGCCTTGGCTGCTAAAGTCAATGCACAGTACTACCGTCACGGCAATCAATACAGTGACAAAGGGATGGCAGATTCACAAATAATAGACCCCAACACAATGCAAAAGGTACCGCAATCTGTACCAGAAATTTCTCATTTAGACGATGGGGCTCAGGAGTACCCTGAGTCGGCACAACacattgaaaagactaaTTCGATGTCTAGTGCCCAAATTAGTTCTGCCTTggcaaatttgaaatccaaCTTAAAGTCAGCAAGTTCAAATAAAACAAGACATATACATTTCAACGATAGGGTGGAGCAATGTATGGCGTTGGCGAGAAATGCATCTGACAGTGAATTttctgatgaggaagatgagtATAATACTCTTCGCCAGGGAGATCTTCGATCGAAATCAAATGATGGATCAGACTCTAGTGACAATAATCCATCGTCCTCTTCaagtgatgaaagtgatgaagatgatgacaatgCAGGTTTATTTATAAATCCAACCACTTCAAGAAAGGCTGACACTTACCATCTTACCGATAGTTCGTCTCAAACTTCGTCGGTACATTCAAGAACGCCGATCAATCCAATCATCAAGTTACTACCTGCCACAACTTTAAACTATGGATCTGACGATGAAGCATCAGACAACGAGGAATATAACGGCTATGGTAACGCAGTGTCACACAACGTCAATACTTACCGTGGCTACGACTACATGTACGACTACAACTCGGTTTACACAGGTGATACTTCCAGTTTTTTGCCTGGAGAAGGTTGTGATGTGGTCGATGTGCCGGATGGTCTAGATCTACGCGCTGCTATGGCTGCAGATAACGCATCAACTTACGAAATGGGACATGCAGTTGCGTCTAGCCATGGAGATTCGAAGGAAACTGGCGATCCTTCGAGCCCCAGCAATTTCATGTATGATTTGCCTAGGGATAGTGATTTTGATAGTGATGAacaattcatcgaaaatTCAAACTATAGAAGCagtgacgatgatgatgacgctttatcgatgaaaagaactGTATCACTCGGTAAGGGCGGCCAATCAAATTCACTACGGGATCTTAGAAAGCCTCCCTCAAGTACTTCTGTCGGACCTGCAAAGACACGCAGCTTTATTACAGGCAAATCAGCGGATAACAAGAATAAGGACTCAACTATAACAAAGACACCAGCTCGTGGGGCAAATCCCGCCGGTAGGCCACGTTGCTTGAAACGgaactcatcttcatccagcttcatcttcaattctgatagcgatgaggatgatgaaggttCCGATGGTGATGAGCATGATGGATTCATGCACAACGAACAGGACGGTTTGGACTTTGATGATACAAGAGTGGATGAAAATGTTTCTACTGGCAAGGAGGATAAACTTCCGTCATTCAAACCGGTCAAACCTGTGCCACCACAAAGCACCGTGATATCTCCGGATCCTCGTACTTTTTCATCACCAGGAGCCTCACAGGCAGGTGACAAATCTAAGAGCATACGGCTGAAGAACACTTCTTCGTCTGCCGAAGTGGGGGCTAGTGACGTAGCTATATCTGGCAGCTTCTCCCCTAGATCTGATTCGGTCAAATCGGTGGTCTCAAACCAGGGTATAGTGGACAAGGAAACTACAAGCGACTTACGCGAGATGAACGAACATTTGAAGGCCTACCATCTTGATGACAATAAGCAAGAACAGAGTGAggaaaataatgaaagtATACACAAAATGATGCAGAATGCTCGCGGTATCGCTCATAAATACCTTCATTCATGGAAAAATCAAGACCCCAAGGAGGATCATTCGAAAGACTAA
- the VPS54 gene encoding Vps54p (similar to Saccharomyces cerevisiae VPS54 (YDR027C); ancestral locus Anc_3.257) has translation MSNHDDGGEDSKKSIGEKDLDVPLEASPRIIVPESPAKGTRSPSEDGTTSLNDDLASVSGINTRPVASSRMSLDSYSVRRSFDSSVMGRHSRSFGFDNESHSGSMEFSPLGNNSIYEIVMNTRRKDWLAYPTVIDIPPVALSKNVIEDSYKKAARQYVKEIRHESSVFESTNNLRSMTRMEQLRQLEKYDNPTQDFANEDEKEFVNRENLKELEDVPSFYFEKDFQLDNPRTFHRVLKDIDLQLNKLNEEDQVQRDEAQMELKERLNYYLDAVEGLLVAEISKSSHKFFHALADVDLIQQKAEGTVMELDRLAEATEFIDKEKIQKRIGDLEKIFKRKNVQKIEQALLQVKLVTSRTQECQQLYGNGGFEKCLDLIGSIDFLIKGDDSQDTVVQGWVSDWPYKLVNLKSVPALAGTRELLTNLKIEIGGKFSLQLCDLLLRDVREYCEPISAIETLSRFQNITREKPFLETNPLFTSSITELIHQLRRCEELASSFSLYQDKCVAEIKNIIKMFLPQEQQANDEPPRSQQSISSGSKLSRLIKEQTPVEFQDMLVSIFTRSSEALRRFCMHQKLLLDLALSEITYSTTTAEFNENHQAMITQLDIRFGINEAIRILQLRMGKIIAVRRETTATLRYDHFLKLYSICVLFIQECEAMSGEFLTKYLSDVLAAQIKNYISAQGSKNLRTIQSKIDAEKWTPSIVNRNVQKDVNDIVASMDLDPLDWVQLSDLVQPSSAPEEDQLATPNQAGHRKSVVVGDKTFVASDALLSCIYLVKVILILSTNLPAAYLSSFEKMCYDLLKHFNVCAINSVTQPDKTLSKTGKNLSIMGESLDCLAELLQIVQQFFQRMQSFSRDFTPADQPNYAQLLQQYRGSTDKIYQSNVPPPPV, from the coding sequence ATGTCAAATCATGACGATGGTGGTGAGGATAGTAAGAAGTCAATTGGTGAAAAGGACCTGGATGTGCCTTTGGAAGCATCGCCCAGAATAATCGTACCGGAATCGCCAGCGAAAGGTACTAGAAGTCCGTCTGAGGATGGAACTACTTCATTGAATGATGACTTGGCTAGTGTGTCGGGAATCAACACGAGACCTGTGGCATCATCGCGCATGAGCCTAGATTCATACTCTGTTCGGCGAAGTTTTGACTCGTCAGTGATGGGTAGACATAGTAGGTCCTTTGGGTTCGACAATGAGAGTCATAGTGGTTCAATGGAGTTTTCGCCGTTAGGGAATAACTCTATTTATGAGATTGTGATGAATACTAGAAGGAAAGATTGGTTGGCGTATCCGACAGTCATCGATATACCACCCGTTGCTCTGAGTAAGAACGTTATTGAGGATTCATACAAAAAAGCAGCAAGGCAATATGTGAAGGAAATTAGGCATGAAAGTTCTGTATTCGAAAGCACGAACAATTTGAGAAGTATGACACGAATGGAACAACTGAGGcaattggagaaatatGATAATCCTACACAAGATTTTGCtaatgaagatgagaaggaattcGTCAACAGAGAAAATTTAAAAGAGCTGGAAGATGTGCCATCCTTTTATTTTGAGAAGGATTTTCAGCTGGATAATCCACGAACTTTCCACCGtgtcttgaaagatatcGATCTACAATTGAATAAATTAAATGAAGAGGACCAAGTTCAGAGAGACGAAGCTCAGATGGAATTAAAGGAGCGTCTGAATTATTACTTAGACGCGGTAGAGGGCTTACTTGTGGCTGAAATATCCAAGTCATCACACAAATTCTTTCACGCATTAGCAGACGTTGATCTTATACAACAAAAAGCTGAAGGGACAGTGATGGAGCTTGATCGTCTTGCTGAAGCCACAGAATTTATagacaaggaaaagattcaaaagaggATTGGTGACCTAGAAAAGATCTTTAAGAGAAAAAATGTACAGAAAATAGAACAGGCATTATTACAGGTAAAGTTGGTGACCTCTCGCACACAAGAATGCCAACAGCTGTACGGAAATGGGGGTTTTGAGAAATGCTTAGATTTAATTGGCTCCATTGACTTTTTAATAAAGGGAGATGATTCACAGGATACCGTGGTTCAGGGTTGGGTCAGTGATTGGCCTTATAAATTAGTTAATTTGAAATCGGTACCAGCCCTGGCAGGGACAAGAGAActcttgaccaatttgaagattgaaattggtgGTAAGTTCTCACTACAATTATGCGATCTGCTGTTGAGGGATGTTAGGGAGTACTGCGAGCCGATCAGCGCCATTGAGACCCTGTCTCGATTCCAAAACATCACTCGCGAGAAACCTTTCCTAGAGACAAACCCGCTGttcacttcttcaatcaCAGAACTTATCCACCAACTTCGTCGGTGTGAAGAATTGGCAAGCTCTTTTAGCTTGTACCAGGACAAATGTGTTGcagagatcaaaaataTAATCAAAATGTTTCTTCCTCAGGAACAACAAGCGAATGATGAACCACCTCGTTCGCAGCAGTCTATCAGTAGCGGTTCGAAACTGAGTCGCCTGATCAAAGAGCAAACACCAGTGGAGTTCCAAGATATGCTCGTTAGTATCTTTACGCGCTCTAGTGAGGCGTTGAGAAGGTTTTGCATGCACCAAAAGCTCTTGCTAGACCTTGCACTAAGTGAGATAACTTATTCTACTACTACTGCGGAGTTTAACGAAAACCACCAGGCCATGATAACGCAACTTGATATTCGTTTTGGCATCAACGAGGCGATACGAATTTTGCAACTACGTATGGGTAAGATTATTGCAGTGAGAAGAGAAACGACTGCAACGCTACGATACGATCATTTCCTCAAACTGTACTCTATTTGTgttctcttcatccaagaatGTGAAGCCATGAGCGGAGAATTTCTCACCAAGTATCTCAGTGATGTTCTGGCTGCACAGATAAAGAATTACATTTCAGCGCAAGGATCCAAAAACCTGCGCACTATTCAATCCAAGATAGACGCTGAAAAATGGACACCCTCCATAGTGAACCGCAACGTGCAGAAAGACGTTAACGACATAGTTGCCAGCATGGACCTTGACCCGCTCGACTGGGTCCAACTCTCAGATCTAGTGCAACCAAGCTCTGCTCCGGAAGAAGACCAACTCGCTACGCCAAACCAAGCGGGTCACAGAAAATCAGTAGTAGTCGGGGACAAGACCTTTGTCGCCAGTGACGCCCTACTAAGCTGCATTTACCTTGTGAAAGTGATTCTGATTCTTTCTACGAATCTACCCGCTGCCTACTTATcaagttttgaaaagatgtgTTACGATTTACTCAAACATTTCAACGTCTGCGCCATTAATTCTGTAACCCAACCTGACAAGACTCTTTCGAAGACCGGTAAAAACTTATCAATTATGGGTGAATCCCTTGATTGTCTTGCTGAACTCCTACAAATTGTCCAGcagttcttccaaagaatGCAAAGCTTCTCACGGGATTTCACACCTGCAGATCAGCCGAATTATGCTCAACTTCTACAGCAGTACCGGGGGTCCACCGACAAGATATACCAATCGAATGTGCCGCCTCCGCCGGTCTAA
- the TDEL0D03690 gene encoding uncharacterized protein (similar to Saccharomyces cerevisiae REB1 (YBR049C) and YDR026C; ancestral locus Anc_3.256) — MAGEQEKRSRDHSPFVVHHQDVGNGNHESVEEAVFKYVGVGLQHDDDHKGKKSGEVHDGGSKGPADMEWLFRHAQGVDDETGQDSSSARERQSVALAAVAAAYASGGGGLGKRGLEKVDDDDENIARGALKRARKAKEEKAKLQLAVDPELATLDDSGVSEHDQLVRKAIIDTDSIAQHPDFQQYLNTEVHGHKLKGSQKLRDKSDDSDGEGKGLEDVDPSVVAASAANHDDELGDVTKQYSELQKESAIDGPVTKSLQKKDYREVLPKVMSSSQISVDTDVSHLISSAASKASAIIGTTTQSSGKSFDSAEEAALEQFITEYQTIKNLDRQQICERIWSNERRKDDFWSNMCKVLPYRSRSSIYKHVRRKYHIFEQRGKWTPQEDQELARLCVEKEGQWSEVGKAMGRMPEDCRDRWRNYVKCGSSRASNKWAPDEEELLKRVIAEMLEEAERNYLARNSNELVHDSDGENESGEDNKSDVLHGGKDRKLQNKPSFKDAINWTIVSERMGGTRSRIQCRYKWNKLVKKEAIAKIQSIGEGDKRWILEKLRDLGFTEDSQVDWEELAALKPGVKWTGTELKLCYERMRSGIRYYKQKSINEISKELLGLLDGSIPLDSKGN; from the coding sequence ATGGCTGGAGAGCAGGAAAAAAGGTCTCGCGATCACTCACCATTTGTGGTGCATCATCAGGACGTTGGTAATGGGAATCATGAATCCGTAGAAGAGGCAGTTTTCAAGTATGTTGGTGTGGGATTGCAACATGATGATGATCATAAGGGGAAGAAATCTGGAGAGGTCCATGATGGTGGCAGCAAAGGTCCAGCTGACATGGAATGGTTGTTCAGACATGCGCAAGGTGTAGATGATGAAACCGGACAGGATAGTAGTTCGGCTCGAGAACGTCAATCAGTTGCTTTGGCAGCAGTTGCGGCTGCTTATGCGTCTGGTGGAGGTGGTTTAGGCAAGAGAGGGCTTGAGAAAgtggatgatgatgatgagaataTTGCCCGAGGTGCTTTAAAGAGAGCTAGAAAAGCCAAGGAGGAGAAAGCTAAATTACAGTTAGCTGTTGATCCTGAGTTGGCTACTTTAGATGACTCTGGCGTGTCTGAACACGATCAGTTGGTTCGTAAAGCTATTATTGATACGGATTCGATCGCTCAGCATCCCGATTTCCAGCAGTATCTGAACACAGAGGTCCATGGGCATAAGCTGAAGGGTTCGCAGAAGTTGAGAGACAAGTCTGATGACTCTGACGGCGAGGGGAAGGGACTCGAAGATGTCGACCCCTCGGTGGTAGCCGCAAGTGCCGCAAATCACGATGATGAGCTTGGTGATGTCACTAAGCAGTATTCTGAGCTGCAAAAGGAGTCTGCAATCGATGGGCCAGTGACTAAGTCGTTGCAAAAAAAGGATTACCGTGAAGTTTTGCCAAAGGTGATGTCCTCGTCTCAGATATCAGTTGATACAGATGTTTCACATTTGATTAGTTCAGCTGCTTCAAAGGCATCTGCGATTATCGGTACCACTACTCAGTCTAGTGGTAAATCCTTTGATAGTGCTGAGGAAGCTGCGTTGGAACAGTTTATTACGGAGTATCAAACGATTAAGAATTTGGATAGACAACAAATTTGTGAACGTATTTGGAGTAACGAACGTCGTAAGGATGATTTTTGGAGCAATATGTGCAAAGTTTTACCTTACAGGTCAAGATCGTCCATCTACAAACACGTTCGGCGTAAATACCACATCTTCGAACAACGTGGTAAATGGACACCTCAGGAAGATCAGGAGCTGGCAAGGTTGTGCGTTGAGAAGGAGGGACAATGGTCAGAAGTCGGGAAAGCGATGGGGAGAATGCCCGAAGATTGCAGAGATCGTTGGAGAAACTACGTCAAGTGTGGCTCCAGCAGAGCTTCTAACAAGTGGGCTcccgatgaagaagaactccTGAAGAGAGTCATTGCAGAGATGTTGGAAGAAGCCGAAAGAAACTATTTGGCACGTAACTCTAATGAACTGGTCCACGATAGTGACGGTGAGAATGAGAGTGGCGAAGACAACAAGAGTGATGTTCTCCACGGTGGTAAGGATCGTaaacttcaaaataaaccttctttcaaggaTGCCATTAATTGGACCATTGTTAGTGAACGTATGGGTGGAACCAGATCACGTATTCAATGTCGTTACAAATGGAACAAACTTGTTAAGAAGGAGGCCATAGCCAAGATTCAATCGATTGGAGAAGGCGATAAGCGGTGGATCCTAGAGAAATTAAGAGATTTAGGTTTCACCGAGGATTCTCAAGTGGATTGGGAAGAATTAGCCGCATTGAAACCAGGTGTAAAATGGACAGGTACTGAATTGAAACTCTGCTACGAGAGAATGAGAAGTGGTATCAGATATTACAAGCAAAAATCGATAAACGAAATCTCCAAAGAACTATTAGGTTTATTAGATGGTTCAATTCCACTAGATTCCAAAGGTAATTAA
- the TDEL0D03700 gene encoding 40S ribosomal protein uS17 (similar to Saccharomyces cerevisiae RPS11B (YBR048W) and RPS11A (YDR025W); ancestral locus Anc_3.255): protein MSTELTVQSERAFQKQPHIFNNPKLKTNKRAKRWYKNAGLGFKTPKTAIEGSYIDKKCPFTGLVSIRGKILTGVVVSTKMHRTIVIRRDYLHYVPKYNRYEKRHKNVPVHVSPAFRVEVGDIVTVGQCRPISKTVRFNVLKVASNSKSKKQFTKF, encoded by the exons ATGTCCACTGAATTGACCGTTCAATCTGAAAGAGCTTTCCAAAAG CAACCTCACATCTTTAACAACCCAAAGTTAAAGACCAACAAGAGAGCTAAGAGATGGTATAAGAACGCTGGTTTGGGTTTCAAGACCCCAAAGACCGCTATTGAAGGTTCTTACATTGACAAGAAGTGTCCTTTCACCGGTTTGGTTTCCATCCGTGGTAAGATCTTGACTGGTGTCGTTGTCTCCACCAAGATGCACCGTACCATTGTCATCAGAAGAGACTACTTGCACTACGTTCCAAAGTACAACAGATACGAAAAGAGACACAAGAACGTTCCAGTTCACGTTTCCCCAGCTTTCCGTGTTGAAGTCGGTGACATTGTTACCGTTGGTCAATGTAGACCTATCTCCAAGACTGTTAGATTCAACGTCTTGAAGGTTGCTTCCAACTCCAAGTCCAAGAAGCAATTCACTAAATTCTAA
- the FMP23 gene encoding Fmp23p (similar to Saccharomyces cerevisiae YBR047W; ancestral locus Anc_3.254) has protein sequence MLRPSLRRFTTTRLYLSKTVSNRIIIPPASHFPTVKSPATSIPRHEYRQLPEDSNYIEKFYDELETFSNEILIKQLKKTYADFDDEPEELLFQLEKYIELQIIPKHSDTQQAANDGPIRSIQCRTLSDKIIIERFLDLARGMKLTLLLNGGHTFIFDVLLQAKQVFDKMQQTNN, from the coding sequence ATGCTAAGACCAAGTCTTCGGAGATTCACAACAACTAGATTATATCTGTCCAAGACAGTATCCAATAGAATCATCATTCCACCGGCTTCTCATTTCCCAACTGTCAAGTCACCAGCCACCTCAATCCCAAGACATGAATATAGGCAATTACCAGAGGACTCCAATtatattgaaaagttctATGATGAACTAGAAACTTTCTCGAATGAAATCCTTATCAAGCAACTAAAGAAGACGTATGCTGACTTCGACGATGAACCAGAAGAGCTACTTTTCCAATTGGAAAAATACATAGAATTGCAAATCATTCCAAAACACTCTGATACTCAACAAGCAGCTAACGATGGACCTATAAGATCCATACAATGTCGCACTTTAAGTGACAAGATTATTATCGAGAGGTTCTTAGATCTCGCAAGAGGCATGAAACTGACCCTACTGTTGAACGGTGGTCATACATTCATTTTCGATGTCTTGCTGCAGGCCAAGCAAGTTTTTGACAAGATGCAGCAGACGAATAACTAG